One window from the genome of Salvelinus namaycush isolate Seneca chromosome 19, SaNama_1.0, whole genome shotgun sequence encodes:
- the LOC120063913 gene encoding filamin A-interacting protein 1-like, with amino-acid sequence MSPSWTWLKLLLIQEKAYWERKEEESKREVSALKEELTKLKSFALLVIDEQQRLMNQLLQQSKHVQKLTEIADHAQQELNSTHSRAKEEELKALRLEAELHKQASYFHLKQEAMMAKLSNEDTQNRQLCQRLAALSRKLDELEGTKGAFQRAEEELKELRDRLGHGREGSTTTPGLLSEVEQLRMRVVEMEGKDEELIRMGDQCRDLDRKLGRESSQSRSLKAEVDKLNGRISELDRLEEALGKSRQECSSLKGSLEKERASTKQLSGELDTLRVRVRELEAIEGQLEKSEGALRQDFAKLRTLTMVVVEERKNMAERLRQTEEKLQEKKDGKRQAESDSVSTATEKLIEESRKALRSKAELEERIQSVAKERDELRVRLRAEEDRSGDLQSKVSAMKKRILILEVKKGELCREVKSPLLDNTNHGYQQEDNKVKELTQEVDRLRRRLMQKGVIEGELMKAEEDFESLERKCSKEQETARALAVELEECRRELSKYQLAEKKENNQEHLLLRRLQEEQVKSVLLKREVEALKEKVQRLMGTEESICRVQMDSSTLQKRLTQQEVRNRELAREMEGLTHELERYRRFSKSLRPGMTGRCFSDLHLCTKEVQTEPADTLPPDYRSLAPLALSCKLYEEIDGEDPNQKEDRVINKCNSPPLNNIESLNHQNNHVRRFSIPSPNGKDNHHPINCKVLNGNFFQKGDVMLAHTQGKPLHIRVTPDHGLNTAMLDISSPTTDNALSYTSTAIIPTSGAPPKQRITIIPNAAISPVARTKSAPLPEGFGSPDRVLSPLTMTPVSVMSPDSSRSVSPDHTGSPIQMLTVSTGSLESTKVIGQAVFRVSPERQNGWQLQRSNSTGPSIITTEDNKIHIHLGSPYIQSFNGITQSQSGGPYHTPGRELRTPVLTNGCHVKGNSKITSSITIAPANTPVSRPSHITVSGPYD; translated from the exons ATGTCTCCGTCATGGACATG GCTGAAATTACTGCTCATCCAGGAGAAAGCCTACTGggaaagaaaggaggaggagagcaagagagaggtcTCTGCTTTAAAGGAAGAGCTGACTAAACTCAAGTCTTTTGCATTGTTGGTCATTGACGAGCAGCAGCGCCTGATGAATCAACTTTTACAGCAGAGCAAACACGTCCAGAAACTGACAGAAATCGCCGACCACGCCCAACAGGAGCTAAACTCCACCCATTCCAGGGCAAAGGAGGAGGAGCTTAAAGCACTTCGTCTGGAGGCGGAGCTACACAAACAAGCTTCCTACTTCCACCTCAAACAGGAAGCCATGATGGCCAAACTGTCCAATGAGGACACCCAGAACCGGCAGCTGTGTCAGCGGTTGGCTGCCCTCAGTCGAAAGCTGGATGAGCTGGAGGGGACCAAGGGCGCCTTCCAGAGGGCCGAGGAGGAACTGAAGGAGCTGAGGGACAGGCTCGGCCATGGGAGAGAAGGGAGCACAACAACCCCTGGCTTGCTCTCAGAGGTGGAACAGCTGAGGATGAGGGTTGTGGAGATGGAAGGAAAGGATGAGGAGCTGATCAGAATGGGGGACCAATGCCGGGACCTGGACCGAAAACTTGGGAGGGAGTCCAGCCAGAGCCGCAGCCTGAAGGCCGAGGTGGACAAGCTGAACGGCCGAATCAGTGAGCTGGACAGACTGGAGGAGGCTCTGGGGAAAAGCAGGCAGGAGTGCAGCTCTCTGAAGGGCagcctggagaaggagagggccAGCACCAAGCAGCTGTCTGGAGAGCTGGATACCCTCAGGGTGCGGGTAAGGGAACTGGAAGCCATCGAGGGCCAGCTGGAAAAATCTGAGGGGGCGTTGAGACAGGACTTTGCCAAGCTGAGAACACTCACAATGGTAGTGGTTGAAGAGAGGAAGAACATGGCTGAGCGACTCAGGCAGACAGAGGAGAAACTCCAGGAGAAGAAGGATGGGAAACGGCAGGCTGAGAGTGACAGTGTGTCAACAGCCACAGAGAAACTCATTGAGGAGAGCCGCAAGGCACTGAGGTCTAAAGCAGAGCTAGAGGAGAGGATTCAGAGTGTGGCCAAAGAGCGGGACGAGCTGCGGGTGAGGCTGAGGGCAGAGGAGGATAGGAGTGGGGATCTGCAAAGCAAAGTTAGCGCCATGAAAAAAAGGATTCTGATCTTGGAGGTCAAAAAGGGGGAGTTATGTCGAGAAGTCAAGAGCCCCCTGCTGGACAACACTAACCACGGCTACCAACAGGAAGACAACAAAGTAAAAGAACTCACCCAGGAGGTAGATAGACTGAGGAGGAGACTCATGCAGAAgggagtgatagagggagagcTGATGAAGGCAGAGGAGGACTTTGAGTCTTTGGAGAGGAAGTGCTCCAAGGAGCAGGAGACAGCCAGAGCTCTGGCAGTGGAGCTGGAGGAGTGCAGGAGGGAGCTCTCCAAGTACCAGCTGGCTGAGAAGAAGGAGAACAACCAGGAGCACCTCCTCCTCAGGCGACTCCAGGAGGAGCAAGTCAAGTCTGTCCTCCTCAAAAGGGAGGTGGAGGCACTCAAGGAGAAGGTCCAGAGGCTGATGGGGACAGAGGAGTCCATCTGTCGGGTGCAGATGGACAGCTCCACCCTGCAGAAGAGGCTGACCCAGCAGGAGGTCAGGAACAGGGAGCTGGCCAGGGAGATGGAGGGACTGACCCATGAGCTGGAGAGGTACCGGCGATTCAGCAAGAGCCTCCGGCCAGGCATGACTGGCCGATGCTTCTCAGACCTCCACCTGTGCACCAAGGAGGTGCAGACGGAGCCCGCAGACACCCTGCCACCTGACTACAGGAGCCTGGCTCCGCTGGCGCTCAGCTGTAAACTGTATGAGGAGATCGATGGAGAAGACCCAAATCAAAAGGAGGATCGTGTCATAAACAAGTGCAACTCACCTCcgctgaacaacattgaaagcttGAACCACCAAAACAATCATGTGAGGCGATTCAGCATACCTTCACCCAACGGCAAGGACAATCACCATCCCATTAACTGCAAAGTGTTGAACGGTAACTTTTTCCAGAAAGGAGATGTGATGCTTGCACACACCCAAGGGAAGCCCTTACACATCAGGGTAACGCCAGACCATGGCCTCAACACGGCCATGCTGGATATCAGTAGCCCCACCACTGACAATGCCTTATCCTACACCAGCACCGCCATCATCCCCACCAGCGGAGCCCCACCAAAACAGAGAATCACCATCATCCCAAATGCTGCCATCTCACCAGTGGCCAGAACAAAGAGCGCCCCACTACCAGAAGGGTTTGGCAGCCCAGACAGAGTCCTCTCCCCTCTCACCATGACACCCGTCTCAGTCATGTCCCCAGATTCCTCCAGGTCAGTGTCACCTGACCACACTGGCTCTCCCATCCAGATGCTAACAGTCAGCACTGGATCGCTTGAATCCACTAAGGTCATAGGTCAAGCCGTATTCCGGGTGAGCCCGGAGAGGCAGAATGGCTGGCAGCTACAGAGGTCCAACAGCACTGGTCCGAGCATCAtcaccacagaggacaacaagATCCACATCCACCTTGGGAGCCCCTACATCCAGTCTTTTAATGGTATAACCCAGAGCCAGTCTGGTGGCCCGTACCACACCCCCGGCCGGGAGCTAAGGACACCAGTACTGACCAATGGCTGCCACGTCAAAGGCAACAGCAAGATCACCAGTAGCATCACCATAGCCCCTGCGAACACCCCTGTCTCACGACCCTCACACATTACAGTAAGTGGCCCTTATGATTGA